One Armatimonadota bacterium genomic window, CTGTGTCCTCAGCAACTCGGCGGACAAACTCAATATCTTTCGTAGATGCCGAACCGCTTGCAATTATTTGCCAAATAGAGACGCGTTCCTGTTGAGATGCTCTGATGGTCGCTAAGATAATTGGCAAAGTTGCCTTTCCTTCGCGAATGTCTCCGCCAATAGGTTTTCCAGTAACCTTTGGGTTACCAATCAAATCCAAAAGATCATCGGTGATTTGAAATGCAAGACCAAGGTTTCGACCGTATAAGCTAAGAGCGGCTTCGGTTTTTGTGGATGCGGATACACATAGTGCACCAATGCGGCAACACATAGACATAAAGGCAGCGGTTTTATCTTGAATCATTTCCAGATAAGATTCAATTGTGGGGTCTTGGCGCCGTCGAAGCTCTATTTGCATAATCTCCCCTTCACACATTTTAACGGCTGCCTCTGCGACTGCTCTCAATACTCTCGGACTTGCACTTCGCGTTAGAAGGGAAAATGCCTTGGAAAGCATGTAGTCGCCTGTTAAGACAGAAGCTTTGTTTCCCCAAATTGAATTTGCCGTCGTGCGCCCGCGCCTTGATTCCGCCTCGTCTATCACATCATCGTGTAATAGGGTGGCCATATGCACCAGCTCGGCGCTAGCGGCAACATCTACTAGGCGGTCGGAAGCCGATTTGCCTGTACAAGCGCGAGCAGATAGGAGCACAAGAGCTGGCCGAAGGCGTTTCCCACCTGCCTTAAGGATGTGATTTGAGGCTGCATACGCGGTTTCAATGCGTGATTCAAGTTCATCTTCAAGGCGGTTTTCGACTTTTTGCAAGTCATCTTCTATTATGGCAAGAAACTTAAGCCTTGGTGCCAGGCTTTCGGCTCCAGCGGTGCTTGAAATACTCATTTTTTAACTCCAACATGAACGGCTACTATGCCGCCCGTAAGGTCAAACACTTTGATATCTTGCAACCCAACTTTTTTCATTATATCCGAAAGTTCCTCTCTTGAAAGGAACGAATCGATTGACAGGTTAAGATATTCATATGCTTCACGGCTGCCGCTTAGCAGGCCGCCAACTAGTGGAAGGATTTTATGGGAGTATAAGTTATACATCTGGGCAAAAAGCTTGCCCCTGGGACGTGAGAATTCAAGGCATACTACACTTCCTCCAGGTGCTACAACGCGAGCCATTTCGGAAAACGTGCGCTCAACATTACTCACATTTCGAATGCCAAAGCCAATTGTTGCGGTTTTGTAAGTATTTGATGATAGTGGTAGGTTTTCAGCGTTGCCCTGAATTAAGCTAATATTTCTTATTCCTAATCGGTCGAGCTTGCGGACACATAAATCGAGCATGGGTCGGCAAAAGTCAACTGCAATAACTTTGCCTGTTCCAACTGCACGTGCAATTTCTATTGCTAAGTCGCCGGTTCCTGTACAAATATCAACGGCTGTATCGCCCTCGGCTAGCTTGGTTTGCTTGAGTGCAAATCTTCTCCAGGACTTGTGCAAGTTCAGACTGAGAATTGTGTTTGCTATGTCATATCTTTTGGCAATGCTAGCAAACAAACACTCGATGTATTCTTCTTTTGAACAGGCTTTATTTTTTCCCAATTTTGTTATCTGCTCAATCTGCAGACTCATGTTTACTCCGCAAGCTATGTGTGGTAGTCAATGTGGAGAGCTTCGAACCCAATTATCAAAGAAGCAGCTACTTCCCTAGCATTTGCGTTGAGGCATGAGCCATAAGGATGAAAGGCTGGGGGTATAATAGCACCACCACCGTCATTGCTAAGGTCATCGCAAGCACGAATGCCAGTGGCCGAGATGTGCGAATTGGCTCGTTGTTTTTTGGCTTCACAAAGAACATTACTCGGGCTACGTTCATGTAGTAGTATACCGATATTACGGTATTCACAATCGCTATTACAGCCAGCCAGAAAAGGTAGTCGATTCCAGAGTTGATTGCTGCTAGAAAAATATAGAATTTGGCTAAGATACCCGCAGTCGGAGGTATGCCAGCCAAAGCAAGCAGGAAGAATGCAAGAGAGGCTGCGGCAAATGGCGAGCGGCTGATTAGCCCTGAGTAGTCATCTATTTCATCCGACCCAAGTTTTGCCGAGATGATTGTCACAACTGCAAACGCTCCGAGATTCATGAACAAGTAAATAAACACATAGAGAAGCACAGATTGCAGCCCATATCGCTCGCTGAATGGCATTGAGGCAACGCCGACAAGGATGTATCCCGCCTGCGCAATACTTGAGTATGCGAGCATTCTTTTTATGTTTAGCTGAGGTATAGCCGTCAAGTTTCCAAGCGTCATGCTTGCGGCGGATAATGCAGCGATAAACGAGGTCCAATGGAACGACCCTGCAGTGATTCCAATTGAAAGGACCCTGGCCAATACTGCAAATCCTGCAGCCTTAGATCCGACTGATAGGAACGCTGTTATTGGAGTTGGTGCTCCCTCGTAAGTATCTGGGGCCCATTGATGGAACGGCACGGCTGCTATTTTGAATCCAAATCCCACCATTACTAGCAAGATTGCTAGGAATAGCAGCGGAAGGTAAGTCGAGGGAATCGGTTCTACGGGCGAGATAAGCTTTGCATGCATCTCAAGCAAATTGGTTGTTCCTGTCAAGCCATAGAGGATTGACATGCCGTAAATCATTGCAGCTGCTGCAATTGACCCGTATAAGAAAAATTTAAGAGCGGCTTCGTTTGATTTTAAGTCATGCTTCAGGTAACCCGTAAGGATATACGACGTGATGCTTAGGAACTCCAGCGACAGGTATATCATAATCATGTCGGCTGAAGCTGCCATTGTGGTGATGGCTAGCGTTGCGAACACAAGCAGCGCGTAATATTCTCCTCGGTGGAATCTCACTTTTCTGAAAAAGTCTATCGACATTAAGATGACCAGAATTGTTGAAACCAAAGCGATTATCTTGAAAAAGATAGCGAAACCATCAACAGCAAAAATTTGCCCAAACTGCCATTTGCCTTGGCCCACGTGCGCCATAAGCCAAATCGAGGAGGCAAGCGCTGCAAGCAGAACGGTGATACTTGCCGTTTCTGGTGACAAGATATCCACCCGTTCGGCGGTCATGCGGTTTCGTATTGCAAGTCCGATTATTAGAACAAGCATCCCGCCAATGGTTAAAATCAACTCAGGAGCTATGTAAGCAAGCTTAAAATCCACTTGTTAACCTCCGGCGCTCCTTGATACTAGTTGCACAATCTGTTGGAGTGAGCCATCAAATGTTCGGATTACCAAGGAAGGGAGAATTCCTACCAAAAGCGAGAGTGCGGCAAGCGGCACGAGGCTTATGATCTCCCTTGCATCGGTATCTGTGATTTCAGCCCATTTAGGGTTTAGTGGCCCAAGAAGAACCCTTTGGAGCATCCAAAGCAAATATGCGGCATTGATGACTATGCCGATTACGCCTAAAGCGGAGATGATTGTAAAGATGGGGATTGCCCCTCGAAATACAAGAAATTCGGATATGAAGCCGGACAGCCCCGGAAGGCCAAGAGAGCCAAACGCCATGAAGCTTAAGAGGCCGGCGTAAATTGGAATTTTCGCGCCTAAGCCACCAAACTGGTCAAGGTCGCGGTTGTGTGTTCGTTCATATATCACACCAACCAAAAGGAATAATGCGCCAGTAAGCAGCCCATGGCTAAACATTTGCAAGGTAGCCCCGTTCAATGCGATTACCTTATCTGCCATCTTGCTTGCGTTTGTAGCAGCCATCGCCGCTGCTACTCCGAGCATGACAAAGCCCATGTGATTCACCGAGGAATATGCGATGAGCTTTTTCATGTCTTTTTGCGCCATTGCTACAAGTCCGCCGTATATGATGCTAATTAGCGCTAGTATTGCAACCCATGTTGCGTAAGCATGTGATGCTTCAGGTAGCATTGGAAGTAGTATGCGCAAAAAGCCGTACCCGCCAAGTTTCAGGAGAATGCCTGCAAGAATCACGCTCCCAGCAGTGGGCGCCTCAACGTGTGCATCCGGAAGCCATGTATGGAACGGCCACATTGGCACTTTGATCGCAAACGCGAGGAAAAACGCCCAAAATGCTAACGATTGCAAGGCAAAATTGCCGGCAAAAGGAAGCTGCTGAATGGCTTCTGGAATGCTGAAAGTGTGTGGGTCGGTGTAGAAATATACGCCGATTATCGCGAGAAGCATTGCAACGCTTCCGACAAGGGTATATAGAAAGAACTTGATAGCTGCATATTCCTTTCTCGGTCCGCCCCATACACCAATGATGAAATACATCGGCACGAGGCTTATCTCCCAGAACAAGTAGAAGAGGAAGAAGTCCAACGATGTGAAAACCCCTATCATTCCCGTCTCAAGGAAAAGGAATAATAGGAAGTATTCCTTTGGCCGCTCGGTTACTATCCAGGAGTAGACTAGCGAAAGTGTGGTCAAAAGCGCTGTCAAAAATATAAACGGGATGCTGATTCCGTCAACGCCCATGTAGTAGTGAACGTTAAGCACCCGAATCCAAGGAATCTTGACTACATACTGCATTCCTGCCTTAGACGCGTCATAGCCAGTCCAAAGCATGATTGACAGCGCCAGTGGCACCAGGCTGAATAACAGCGAGGTCCATTTAATCGCCCCATGTTTTTCCTTTGGGATGAATAGAACCGCCAATGCTCCAACCAACGGTACAAAGGTTATTAGCGTCAGTATCCACGAATCCATAAGGCTTCTGCCTCCACGTTATCTATATACAAGTATCCAAGCTCTATGTAGGTAGAGCCAAGCCATAACTAGGACTCCTAAGAATGCAACGAGCACATAATTTTGTAGCACACCTGTCTGAACAAAGCGCAATGTTCGCCCGGTTACTTTTGGGATGAGCCCAATGACGTTCACAAGGCCATCTATGACCCATTTATCGAACCAGCCGTAGAGTATGGAAAGCCAAACAGTAAGCCAGGCGATTCCGTTGACTATGCCATCGATGATCTTTTGATCGAATATCCCAAGGAATCTTGAGATTTCTAAGAATGGTACAACTATCAAAGCCCAGTAAATCTCATCAAAGTAGTACTTGTTTTTCAATAGAACATAAATAGGATGAAGCCGCTCCTTTAAAGCCGCTGGAGATATCACAGGCTTTACATACATCATTGCTCCGAGGCTAATTCCACCGACTGCCGCTAGTGTCGCAATGCACGCTACTAGCCAACTGAAAGTTGCTTCGCCTTCACCAAAGTGGATGAATTGGTGAAATACGTTTTTCCATGGCCAAGCCACGTATCCGGCGACTATTGAGAGAATGCCGAGCACTACAAGCGGCAGAACCATTACCCTTGGGCTCTCGTGTGCGTGTATATCGGGTCTCCTTGGCTTCCCGAGGAATGCAAGGGCGACTAAGCGGGTCATGTAGAACGCTGTGAGGAACGCCGCAAGAACGCCGACCACAAAAAGCGGTTTGCTTGCATGAAATACCTCAAGCAAAATCTCATCTTTGCTGAAGAATCCTGCTGTCAGTGGTAAGCCTGCGAGTGCCGCTGCACTTATTACGAATGTCCAAAAAGTCACAGGCATTTTTTTCTTCAAGCCGCCCATTTCTTGAATGTCTTGCACACCAGTTGCATGGATAACGCTGCCGGCTCCAAGAAATAGGTTTGCTTTAAAGAACGCATGAGTCATGAGATGAAGCAAGCCAGCGGTATATCCGCCCACGCCTAAGCCAAGCATCATATACCCGAGCTGGCTTATTGTCGAGTATGCTAACACGCGCTTCATATCATTTATCACAGTTGCAATCGTTGCCGCCATGAATGCCGTTATTGCGCCAATTACTGCAACAACTGCCAGCGAGACTGACCCCTCTTGGTAGTGGAAAATCGGGTACATTCGCCCTACTAGGTAGACGCCAGCTGCGACCATTGTTGCTGCGTGGATTAGAGCACTGACTGGAGTAGGACCTTCCATTGCATCCGGCAGCCAGACATGAAGCGGGAATTGCGCCGACTTGCCGACAGCTCCCATGAATAGCAGAATCCCTACTAGTGGTAGGAATGAGAATGCTAGCCTTCCGATATTGTAAGTTGCTTCCACTAGCGTGGGTACACGTGCAAATATCTCGCTAAGCTGGACCGTTCCAGTGTATTGGAAAAGCAGCAGTATTCCGAGCAGGAAACCC contains:
- a CDS encoding polyprenyl synthetase family protein, whose translation is MSISSTAGAESLAPRLKFLAIIEDDLQKVENRLEDELESRIETAYAASNHILKAGGKRLRPALVLLSARACTGKSASDRLVDVAASAELVHMATLLHDDVIDEAESRRGRTTANSIWGNKASVLTGDYMLSKAFSLLTRSASPRVLRAVAEAAVKMCEGEIMQIELRRRQDPTIESYLEMIQDKTAAFMSMCCRIGALCVSASTKTEAALSLYGRNLGLAFQITDDLLDLIGNPKVTGKPIGGDIREGKATLPIILATIRASQQERVSIWQIIASGSASTKDIEFVRRVAEDTGALEETRSVAEKFAADAVEKLKELPDSPALASLRELAEYILSRDR
- the ubiE gene encoding bifunctional demethylmenaquinone methyltransferase/2-methoxy-6-polyprenyl-1,4-benzoquinol methylase UbiE: MSLQIEQITKLGKNKACSKEEYIECLFASIAKRYDIANTILSLNLHKSWRRFALKQTKLAEGDTAVDICTGTGDLAIEIARAVGTGKVIAVDFCRPMLDLCVRKLDRLGIRNISLIQGNAENLPLSSNTYKTATIGFGIRNVSNVERTFSEMARVVAPGGSVVCLEFSRPRGKLFAQMYNLYSHKILPLVGGLLSGSREAYEYLNLSIDSFLSREELSDIMKKVGLQDIKVFDLTGGIVAVHVGVKK
- a CDS encoding NADH-quinone oxidoreductase subunit N, with the protein product MDFKLAYIAPELILTIGGMLVLIIGLAIRNRMTAERVDILSPETASITVLLAALASSIWLMAHVGQGKWQFGQIFAVDGFAIFFKIIALVSTILVILMSIDFFRKVRFHRGEYYALLVFATLAITTMAASADMIMIYLSLEFLSITSYILTGYLKHDLKSNEAALKFFLYGSIAAAAMIYGMSILYGLTGTTNLLEMHAKLISPVEPIPSTYLPLLFLAILLVMVGFGFKIAAVPFHQWAPDTYEGAPTPITAFLSVGSKAAGFAVLARVLSIGITAGSFHWTSFIAALSAASMTLGNLTAIPQLNIKRMLAYSSIAQAGYILVGVASMPFSERYGLQSVLLYVFIYLFMNLGAFAVVTIISAKLGSDEIDDYSGLISRSPFAAASLAFFLLALAGIPPTAGILAKFYIFLAAINSGIDYLFWLAVIAIVNTVISVYYYMNVARVMFFVKPKNNEPIRTSRPLAFVLAMTLAMTVVVLLYPQPFILMAHASTQMLGK
- a CDS encoding NADH-quinone oxidoreductase subunit M — its product is MDSWILTLITFVPLVGALAVLFIPKEKHGAIKWTSLLFSLVPLALSIMLWTGYDASKAGMQYVVKIPWIRVLNVHYYMGVDGISIPFIFLTALLTTLSLVYSWIVTERPKEYFLLFLFLETGMIGVFTSLDFFLFYLFWEISLVPMYFIIGVWGGPRKEYAAIKFFLYTLVGSVAMLLAIIGVYFYTDPHTFSIPEAIQQLPFAGNFALQSLAFWAFFLAFAIKVPMWPFHTWLPDAHVEAPTAGSVILAGILLKLGGYGFLRILLPMLPEASHAYATWVAILALISIIYGGLVAMAQKDMKKLIAYSSVNHMGFVMLGVAAAMAATNASKMADKVIALNGATLQMFSHGLLTGALFLLVGVIYERTHNRDLDQFGGLGAKIPIYAGLLSFMAFGSLGLPGLSGFISEFLVFRGAIPIFTIISALGVIGIVINAAYLLWMLQRVLLGPLNPKWAEITDTDAREIISLVPLAALSLLVGILPSLVIRTFDGSLQQIVQLVSRSAGG
- the nuoL gene encoding NADH-quinone oxidoreductase subunit L, which gives rise to MNHIYDTILGLTWLIPILPLAAFGLVLLTGRRGPGQGAYVAITAIVLSFILAVLVSGITIARYFAGGHEFEPFARSVEWLTVGGVTIHMGFVVDQLTVMMLLVVTIVAMLVQIYSVGYMHGDSRYPRFFAYLSLFSAAMLGLVTADNLILLFVSWELVGLTSYLLIGFWFEKPEAMRAAKKAFIVTRVGDLGFLLGILLLFQYTGTVQLSEIFARVPTLVEATYNIGRLAFSFLPLVGILLFMGAVGKSAQFPLHVWLPDAMEGPTPVSALIHAATMVAAGVYLVGRMYPIFHYQEGSVSLAVVAVIGAITAFMAATIATVINDMKRVLAYSTISQLGYMMLGLGVGGYTAGLLHLMTHAFFKANLFLGAGSVIHATGVQDIQEMGGLKKKMPVTFWTFVISAAALAGLPLTAGFFSKDEILLEVFHASKPLFVVGVLAAFLTAFYMTRLVALAFLGKPRRPDIHAHESPRVMVLPLVVLGILSIVAGYVAWPWKNVFHQFIHFGEGEATFSWLVACIATLAAVGGISLGAMMYVKPVISPAALKERLHPIYVLLKNKYYFDEIYWALIVVPFLEISRFLGIFDQKIIDGIVNGIAWLTVWLSILYGWFDKWVIDGLVNVIGLIPKVTGRTLRFVQTGVLQNYVLVAFLGVLVMAWLYLHRAWILVYR